The Planktothrix agardhii NIES-204 genomic interval TTTTTAAAACTTGTTTGGCTAAATTCGGTGGATCATTATAGGAAAACCCAATTTGAATCCGTTCTGCATGAAGGCGTAAGGGTTGGCTAAAATTATGAATTGTTTCTCCACCAATCACTTTATGGGGAATTACAATCATTTCCCGATCAAAGGTTTGTAGGCGCACTGCACGCCAATTAATATCAATAACTTGTCCGACCGTATCTCCTACTTTTAACCAATCTCCAACGGTAAATGGACGCTCAAATAGCAGTGCAATTCCTGACATAATACTGCCCAATGTATCTTGAAGGGCTAAAGCAATGACGATGGAACTAACCCCCAATGCCGTTGCTAAACCTGCGAGATCTGCATTCCAAACACTTGACAATGCGATCGCAGTTCCCACCAAAATCAAAAATAGTCGAGAAAGATCAATCAGAAGTTTAGGAAATCTAGCTCGCCAAGTATCAGCTTCCGCTTGTTCAAACAAGATAACATTCAGTAGAGAAAGTGCAGCATGAATCACGAAAATCCACAACAACGTTTGCACTGTTCTGATTAAATTGCTATTATGATCAAGTTTGAGAACATACTGCATAAACAGCAAGAAAACAAGCACAGGTAAAACCAAATTTCGCACTACCTGTAAAGTGGTTGCTAGAGGTTTACCCCGTTTTTTTAATCGATGGATAATTTCCCCCAGAACGATAATCAAAAAAGGAAACCCAACCGCAAGGGTAATTGACCAAATAAATAAATTACTTTGAATAATTGTAGAGTTCATTGTATAGCAGGGAACAGGGGACAGGGAACAGGGAAAACCGGAGGAAAAGACAGGTGTACGGTCTAGCTTTCAGCTTTCAAGATTCGGTTTAAAATGTCTATAAACTTATTCATAAAATTCCCAAGCTCTCAACTTCAATTGGTGAGTGTTTACTTTTCAATAACCACCCATTCAATTTAGGTTTACCATTAACTTCTTTCTCCGATATTGGCTCAAACTGATAAAGATCCTGAAGCCGACGATAAACGGTCTGAGATACTAAAATTCTTCCGGGTGGACAGGCATTTTTCAGGGCTGTAGCCAGGTTGATCGTATCACCCCAAACATCAAAAATACAGCGATTTCGACCCACAATTCCCGCAATAATATCCCCAGCGTTAATACCAATTGAAATATTCAAGGATAATCCCCGTTCATGACTAAATCGACGCACAATAATCAAAATTTCTAAGGCAACATCAAGGGCGCGTTTATCGTGATCAAGATAAGGAATTGAAAGTCCACAAACGGCTAGATAACTATCTCCGATTGTTTTAATTTTTTCCATCCCATACCGTTCAGCAACTTCATCAAATGCGGTGAATAAATCATTTAAAATAGCAACAGATTCATTGGCACTTAAGGAGCTAGATAGTTTAGAAAATCCGGTTAAATCGGAGAACAAAACAGCAACATTTGATAGTTCTTCAGCCATATCTTTGTTTCCCCGTTGAAACCGTTTTGCTACTGAAGTAGGAAAAAGACTTAACAATAATTCTTCATTTTCCTGATTTTTTTGTTCTACCAGTAAGGTTTCAGCCTGTAGACTCCGTACAATTTTATTGAAGGATTTTGCTAATTCTCCAAATTCATCTTCTGTTTCTAAAGGTACGATTGCATCAAGTTGTCCTGCGGAAATTTTGCGGGTTCCCTTAATCAGTTGATTGATCGGGTTTACAAATAAATTAGCTAAAACCATGGCTATTAATGTTATTAATAACATTAGTAATGTCGCTGAAATTAGAATTTGGTTCCGAAAGGAATAAATCGGAGCATAAGCTTCTGATATATCTATTTCTGATAAAATCACCCAGTCTAATCCATCAATGCGAAGGGGTGCAAAGGAACTCAAAACCGGAATGTTTCGATAGTCTCTAATAGTTCGAGTTCCTTGCTTACCATTTAACGCATCAGCAACGGCTTCTGTCCTCACATATTGTTGTAAAATAGACGTACCATATTGATTGATTCGGTTGATTTCTGCCTCACTCATTCCTAGGGATCTCAAAGCTTTAGCATAGCCTTTTGGATCTTGTACTAAAAACCTGGAAATGGAACGCATTAAGGTATCTCGTCCGACTAAATAAGTTTCTCCGGTTTGACCTAAACCATCGCTTTCCCAATGCTGATTACCCGTCATCACATGATTAATTTCATTAACTGGAAGTTGAAAAGCTAACACCCCAATTAGCTCAGATTGATTCAAAATAGGAGCCGCGATAAATGCGGCTGGAGCGCCATAGGAAGGAGCATAAGCTTGAAAATCAATTATTGTGGCATAGTCCTTTGATTGTGCTTCTTTTACCTTCTGAAATAGATCAGCGAGATTACTATTTTGATAGGGGCCGTTTTCCAAATTAGTTGTAAAGTCAGTTTCTTTGAAAACGGTATAAACGATATTTCCTTGGGGATCAATCAGGAACATATCGTAATAACTAAACTTCTGAATAATATTGCGAAAAATAGGGTGATAGCGAGCATGAATTTTGCTATATTCGCTCCCATCTTTGGCATAATCTAAGGCCTCTTTTTTACCCACGGGATGGGGATTATCAGCAATATAATAATATTGTAAATGGCGCGAAGCGATTGTTTTGGGTAGATAGGATTCTAAAATCGGTGAACCTTCTTCAGTTTGGGTGAGGCGGGGAAGAAATTTGTCACGGTAGTAAGCGATTAACTTGGGGTCAAAACTCTGTGTAATATTAATAGTTTGGAGTTGAGGATAAGCCGTTGCAAATTCTTGCATCGCCGCGATTATTGCTGGATCTTCGCTCAAGGTTTGGGTATGATTGCGAATATTTTTAAAGTAGGATTCAATTTGGTAAGCTTTGGAAGCGCGAACACTCGTTAACTGATTAAAGACTCGGTGTGTTAGATTTAATTTTCCACTCCGATACCCTAAATAAGCAGTTACTAAAATTGAACAACTGCTGACGGCTAGCAGCATCATGATCAATTTGGATTTGATACTGACAGAGGTGAGCGATCGCATAATTAAAAAAGATATAGAGCTAATATTAGAGTATGTCAAGAGAGAAAAAAATTCAATTCAATGTCAATGAGCGCGAATACCAACAACTTAAAGAATATGCAGAATCCCTTAATATTTCAATGGCTGAAGTCTTGAGGGATTATATTAAGTCTTTAAAACCCCGTCGTAGAACGACGGGGTTTTAAACCCATTTTTTCGATAACTTAAAAGTTCAGAACACAATATGTCATAATTAAAGCTGACATATCTTGATTGTTACTTTCCTAATTATTAATGGTTGCACTTCCCCTAGAACTTACAACAACGGTTTTAGAATTACAAAGGCAGTTATTAGTGGTTATTAACCATGCCACAGAAACCAGTTTTGTAATCATGGAAACCTATTCTGACACGGAAACCACTCTTATCGCCTTAGAAGATCTCGATAATATTCGGCAAAGGGCAAATACCTACTATTCCCGATTTTATACCCTGATGGTCAGAATGGCTGAATCACAGCCGATTCCTAATTCTGCTATGCTGGAGCCGCTGACTCGTTCTATTGAGGACGCAATAGTCACAATAGCCAGAGCACAAGCTACAATTAGAGAAGAAAGGAGTAACTTTAATTTGCCATGACTAAAAAACATCAACCCGATTTACAAAAAGTTAAACAAACATCTGTTAAAATTCAGGAAGTTTGCCAACGAGCAGATGCAGGGATTTCTATTTTGGATAATCTTATTTCCCAGTTAGAAATCCAAATGAATGCTTCTGCTCTGTATCGTTATCGTTCAAAAAAAACTAAGAATTGATTAAATATTTAGCCATAACTATTTCAGAAAACTGTCAAATATGATTTGATTTTCCCTACCTTCTCTCGGTCAAAGAAAGAAGAATAGGGAATTTAGTGAAATTAAGCCGTTAACTGTTTTAAGGCATTTTCAACTGCTTGTAACGCCAAATTAACTTCTTCCTCAGTCACAATTAAAGGTGGCACAAAACGTAACACTTTCGGGCCAGCCGGAACTAATAATAAACCCGCTTCCATTACTACTTTTACGACCTGGGGAGAAGTTAATTCCACATCCTCTTTTAATTCCAAACCATTAATTAAACCCCAGCCTCGGACATCAGCAATTAAATCAGGATATTTTTCAGCAATTTCTGTTAATTTACTGCGAAGTTGTTCACCCCGTTTCTGTACATTTTCCAGAATATTTTCTCTTTCTAAAGTTTGACAAACAGCCAACGCCACAGCACAAACAAAAGGATTTCCGCCAAAGGTAGAGGCATGACTTCCAGGTTCAAAAACATCACAGAAAGCTTTACACATCATCGCCCCGATGGGAATACCACCGCCCAAACCCTTCGCGGAGGTAAAAATATCCGGTTCAATTCCTAAGTTTTCATAACCCCATAATTTACCACTGCGACCCATGCCAACCTGAACTTCATCTAAGATTAAAAGAATGCCTTTTTGATCGCAAATTTGCCGAATTCGTT includes:
- a CDS encoding mechanosensitive ion channel/cyclic nucleotide-binding domain protein, putative encodes the protein MNSTIIQSNLFIWSITLAVGFPFLIIVLGEIIHRLKKRGKPLATTLQVVRNLVLPVLVFLLFMQYVLKLDHNSNLIRTVQTLLWIFVIHAALSLLNVILFEQAEADTWRARFPKLLIDLSRLFLILVGTAIALSSVWNADLAGLATALGVSSIVIALALQDTLGSIMSGIALLFERPFTVGDWLKVGDTVGQVIDINWRAVRLQTFDREMIVIPHKVIGGETIHNFSQPLRLHAERIQIGFSYNDPPNLAKQVLKSTALSTQGILSEPEPQIFTLSYDDSSVTYEVKFFIENYSELEKIRDRFMTRIWYAAQRNNLKIPFPIRTLYHVRGSNSPGEDPSKKFAESLQSIPVFVPLKKEQTNLDNLSQGVMLHHFGTGEKVIQQGYPGNDLYIIISGKALLTIPDAWGTECEVLSLKAGEFFGEMALFSGEPSTVSVTAIEDLEVMIFSSIVVNQMIERQPSFAREIGQILEVRRKAIQAVKQSSV
- a CDS encoding cyclase, putative; this encodes MRSLTSVSIKSKLIMMLLAVSSCSILVTAYLGYRSGKLNLTHRVFNQLTSVRASKAYQIESYFKNIRNHTQTLSEDPAIIAAMQEFATAYPQLQTINITQSFDPKLIAYYRDKFLPRLTQTEEGSPILESYLPKTIASRHLQYYYIADNPHPVGKKEALDYAKDGSEYSKIHARYHPIFRNIIQKFSYYDMFLIDPQGNIVYTVFKETDFTTNLENGPYQNSNLADLFQKVKEAQSKDYATIIDFQAYAPSYGAPAAFIAAPILNQSELIGVLAFQLPVNEINHVMTGNQHWESDGLGQTGETYLVGRDTLMRSISRFLVQDPKGYAKALRSLGMSEAEINRINQYGTSILQQYVRTEAVADALNGKQGTRTIRDYRNIPVLSSFAPLRIDGLDWVILSEIDISEAYAPIYSFRNQILISATLLMLLITLIAMVLANLFVNPINQLIKGTRKISAGQLDAIVPLETEDEFGELAKSFNKIVRSLQAETLLVEQKNQENEELLLSLFPTSVAKRFQRGNKDMAEELSNVAVLFSDLTGFSKLSSSLSANESVAILNDLFTAFDEVAERYGMEKIKTIGDSYLAVCGLSIPYLDHDKRALDVALEILIIVRRFSHERGLSLNISIGINAGDIIAGIVGRNRCIFDVWGDTINLATALKNACPPGRILVSQTVYRRLQDLYQFEPISEKEVNGKPKLNGWLLKSKHSPIEVESLGIL
- a CDS encoding CopG domain protein DNA-binding domain protein, which gives rise to MSREKKIQFNVNEREYQQLKEYAESLNISMAEVLRDYIKSLKPRRRTTGF